The following are encoded in a window of Oncorhynchus masou masou isolate Uvic2021 chromosome 17, UVic_Omas_1.1, whole genome shotgun sequence genomic DNA:
- the si:ch73-71c20.5 gene encoding DUF4748 domain-containing protein, with the protein MAAPCRKLARSVMFKGLCQIPGRSLWTQRCPVKLQALRCIPPRCLTRLYQPLTTTRSTPISTKTEQPRSTDQQETTDTQKEQKKETEEEEEEQGPAYIPTRKAKNPMMKIGYAWMIGLPAGVIGFILTKREVDKNRLKQLRIRQRMNRSNEGEYEGSRYRNNRLD; encoded by the exons ATGGCGGCGCCCTGTAGGAAGCTTGCGAGGTCGGTGATGTTTAAAG GTTTGTGTCAGATTCCAGGCCGGTCATTATGGACACAGAGGTGCCCGGTCAAGTTACAGGCTCTGAGGTGCATTCCTCCCCGGTGTCTCACCCGACTCTACCAGCCACTGACCACCACCAGGTCGACACCGATCAGCACCAAAACAGAACAGCCGAGAAGCACCGATCAGCAGGAAACGACTGACACGCAGAAAGAGCAAAAGAAAGagactgaggaggaagaggaggagcagggacCAGCGTACATCCCCACGAGAAAGGCCAAGAACCCCATGATGAAGATCGGATATGCCTG gatgataggtctCCCTGCAGGAGTAATAGGGTTCATTCTGACCAAGAGAGAGGTGGACAAGAACCGCCTGAAGCAGCTGAGGATTCGCCAGCGGATGAACCGGTCCAATGAAGGAGAATACGAGGGCAGTCGCTACCGCAACAACAGACTGGACTGA